One genomic window of Salvelinus sp. IW2-2015 unplaced genomic scaffold, ASM291031v2 Un_scaffold1295, whole genome shotgun sequence includes the following:
- the her7 gene encoding hairy and enhancer of split related-7 isoform X2: MKPLGEQENRKTDRKLLKPQVERRRRERMNHSLESLRTLLLQGPLHQGVTQRRVEKAEILEHTVLFRQNTGDGDRKKGEDGEKQHPFQDGFSGCLQRAAHFLGQEGEGLQLEAALNSTFSARLNSYACMNTEVPAKAHSSNSLPSTMCHQSSHLMKIQESHYRQQLCEVYRRHLSHAHRAPPRHGDPKPPQLPHRHAAKEEPISEPPRQPVCVAALALILQRSLNWDIEQ, from the exons ATGAAACCACTTGGGGAACAAGAGAACAGGAAAACGGACAGAAAG CTCCTCAAGCCTCAGGTGGAGAGACgtcggagagagagaatgaaccaCAGTCTGGAGAGTCTGAGAACTCTGCTGTTGCAGGGACCACTACATCAA GGTGTGACTCAGCGTAGAGTGGAGAAAGCTGAGATCCTGGAACACACTGTTCTCTTTCGCCAGAACACTGGAGATGGGGACAGGAAGAAAGGTGAAGATGGAGAAAAGCAACATCCCTTCCAGGATGGCTTCTCAGGCTGCCTGCAGAGAGCTGCACACTTCCTGGGGCAGGAAGGGGAGGGCCTGCAGCTGGAGGCAGCACTGAACTCTACTTTCTCTGCTCGTCTGAACAGCTATGCCTGTATGAACACCGAAGTTCCGGCTAAAGCCCACTCTTCCAACTCTCTGCCCAGCACAATGTGCCACCAGTCCTCACACCTGATGAAGATACAGGAGTCCCACTACAGACAACAGCTTTGTGAAGTCTACAGGAGACATCTGTCTCATGCTCACAGAGCTCCACCCCGACATGGAGATCCCAAACCTCCCCAGCTGCCCCACAGACACGCTGCCAAAGAAGAACCAATCTCAGAACCTCCCAGGCAGCCAGTCTGTGTGGCGGCCTTGGCCCTGATCTTGCAGAGGAGCCTGAATTGGGATATTGAACAGTAA
- the her7 gene encoding hairy and enhancer of split related-7 isoform X1, which yields MLLKPQVERRRRERXNXSLESLRTLLLQGPLHXGVTQRRVEKAEILEHTVLFRQNTGDGDRKKGEDGEKQHPFQDGFSGCLQRAAHFLGQEGEGLQLEAALNSTFSARLNSYACMNTEVPAKAHSSNSLPSTMCHQSSHLMKIQESHYRQQLCEVYRRHLSHAHRAPPRHGDPKPPQLPHRHAAKEEPISEPPRQPVCVAALALILQRSLNWDIEQ from the exons ATG CTCCTCAAGCCTCAGGTGGAGAGACGTCGGAGAGAGAGAWTGAACMACAGTCTGGAGAGYCTGAGAACCCTGCTGCTGCAGGGACCACTACATMAA GGTGTGACTCAGCGTAGAGTGGAGAAAGCTGAGATCCTGGAACACACTGTTCTCTTTCGCCAGAACACTGGAGATGGGGACAGGAAGAAAGGTGAAGATGGAGAAAAGCAACATCCCTTCCAGGATGGCTTCTCAGGCTGCCTGCAGAGAGCTGCACACTTCCTGGGGCAGGAAGGGGAGGGCCTGCAGCTGGAGGCAGCACTGAACTCTACTTTCTCTGCTCGTCTGAACAGCTATGCCTGTATGAACACCGAAGTTCCGGCTAAAGCCCACTCTTCCAACTCTCTGCCCAGCACAATGTGCCACCAGTCCTCACACCTGATGAAGATACAGGAGTCCCACTACAGACAACAGCTTTGTGAAGTCTACAGGAGACATCTGTCTCATGCTCACAGAGCTCCACCCCGACATGGAGATCCCAAACCTCCCCAGCTGCCCCACAGACACGCTGCCAAAGAAGAACCAATCTCAGAACCTCCCAGGCAGCCAGTCTGTGTGGCGGCCTTGGCCCTGATCTTGCAGAGGAGCCTGAATTGGGATATTGAACAGTAA